A region from the Lolium perenne isolate Kyuss_39 chromosome 4, Kyuss_2.0, whole genome shotgun sequence genome encodes:
- the LOC127292643 gene encoding RNA-binding protein 1, with translation MELEARKLYVGGLPPSTQQDELMDHFGRYGEVRCVRVVRNHETGLGRGFAFVEFADDEGPRAALKEEEKDSHVFGGRTVDVKRARVRPMRYQSDQPFYMHYAYPSPVHSQWYHQSSSNNSYAANGYRGSDPNKVFVGGLRGHITKEDLKSYFEKFGTIIDVVVIHDGLTHKSRGFGFITFDSEEAMLKVLENTFHDLNGTKVETKVAIPKDRYYYDQDRRQQSPMIWGGVGSSMGFPGVYPPNNMQYIVNNHYMVPFQQYMYSPNGHGDYGYMVGGGGGVSPSVAAMMTRQSTPVYSYGTQYSGSDSKLHDIEDQQQVNEKPLDLEAKNIPATVTTS, from the exons ATGGAGCTGGAGGCGCGGAAGCTGTACGTCGGTGGCCTCCCGCCGTCGACGCAGCAGGACGAACTGATGGATCACTTTGGCCGCTACGGCGAGGTGCGGTGCGTCCGGGTCGTGCGGAACCACGAGACCGGACTGGGCCGAGGCTTCGCTTTCGTCGAGTTCGCCGACGACGAGGGCCCGCGGGCCGCGctcaaggaggaggagaaggacagCCACGTCTTCGGCGGCCGCACT GTTGATGTCAAAAGAGCGAGAGTCAGACCAATGCGATATCAATCTGACCAACCCTTCTACATGCATTATGCATATCCAAGCCCAGTTCATAGCCAGTGGTATCACCAATCTTCTAGTAACAACTCATATGCTGCTAATGGATATAGAGGTTCTGATCCAAACAAGGTCTTTGTTGGAGGGCTACGAGGTCACATCACCAAGGAGGATCTTAAAAGTTACTTTGAGAAGTTTGGTACCATAATTGATGTTGTTGTCATACATGATGGGCTTACTCATAAGTCTAGAGGTTTTGGTTTCATTACATTTGATTCCGAGGAGGCTATGTTAAAGGTTTTGGAGAATACCTTTCATGATTTGAATGGAACAAAGGTTGAAACTAAAGTTGCAATTCCGAAGGATCGCTACTACTATGACCAGGATAGACGGCAGCAAAGTCCAATGATATGGGGTGGAGTCGGTTCTTCTATGGGCTTCCCTGGAGTGTATCCACCAAATAACATGCAATATATCGTGAACAACCATTACATGGTCCCCTTTCAGCAGTATATGTACTCGCCTAACGGACATGGAGATTATGGTTACATggtaggtggaggtggaggtgtcaGTCCTAGTGTTGCTGCCATGATGACGAGGCAAAGTACTCCAGTTTATAGCTATGGAACACAATACAGTGGAAGTGATAGCAAATTGCATGACATTGAAGACCAGCAACAAGTGAACGAAAAACCTTTGGACTTGGAAGCCAAGAACATACCG GCTACTGTTACAACATCGTAA